One segment of Niveibacterium microcysteis DNA contains the following:
- a CDS encoding wax ester/triacylglycerol synthase family O-acyltransferase — MDAQGRDRVIHGEPVTVQVDRAGAHAAPESTTLGGRPPMAALSKGRFVKPLSGLDGSFLHLETAATPMHVGSLHRFEPPPGGAAQFRNAIRQMLAERLPRTPVLRRKLATMPLQFANPVWIDDPAVNLDDHVRSVTLPMPGGQAELEDCIGELHAQLLDRERPLWMLYVINGLAEGQAAFYVKIHHAVLDGSAGVALAHALFDSEAQPAATPAAPTRRARTAPPPSVLSLAAAAVQHDAAQYLKLVRHLPAAARLLGGLAKQALGARGEASGESALRRSLALGPKTALNVQITGERRFAAISLPLDALKQIATANDAKLNDVVLALCSGALRRYFAHRGGVPEKSLIAAMPISLREAGNAEFTTKATMAVVSLATQIADPLARLQTIREAAGAVKAVAKRAESILPTDFPSIGLPWVLGGLAALYCRSTLANRIPPIANLVISNVPGPTAPLYCCGARMIDYWPISIVEHGLGLNITVMSYAGQLGFGITSARIAMPQPQKLADALRQSFDELSAASRLAAVSPKPARKRRAGATGARA; from the coding sequence GTGGACGCGCAAGGCCGGGATCGCGTGATCCACGGTGAGCCAGTGACGGTGCAGGTGGACCGAGCGGGCGCGCATGCGGCGCCGGAATCGACTACGCTGGGCGGGCGGCCACCCATGGCTGCCCTATCGAAAGGTCGATTCGTGAAGCCCCTGAGCGGACTGGACGGCAGCTTCCTGCATCTGGAAACGGCGGCAACGCCGATGCATGTGGGCTCGTTGCACCGCTTCGAGCCACCCCCCGGTGGTGCCGCGCAGTTCCGCAACGCAATTCGCCAGATGCTGGCCGAGCGCCTGCCGCGCACGCCGGTGCTGCGGCGCAAGCTGGCGACGATGCCATTGCAGTTCGCCAACCCGGTGTGGATCGACGACCCGGCGGTAAACCTCGACGACCATGTCCGCAGCGTGACCTTGCCGATGCCCGGCGGCCAAGCAGAACTGGAAGACTGCATCGGTGAGTTGCATGCGCAGTTGCTCGATCGCGAGCGCCCGCTGTGGATGCTGTACGTGATCAACGGGCTCGCCGAGGGGCAGGCTGCGTTCTACGTGAAGATCCACCACGCGGTGCTCGACGGCAGTGCCGGCGTCGCACTCGCACACGCCTTGTTCGACAGCGAGGCGCAGCCTGCCGCGACGCCTGCCGCGCCCACACGTCGAGCACGAACTGCGCCGCCTCCGAGCGTGCTGAGCCTTGCCGCTGCCGCCGTGCAGCACGACGCGGCGCAGTACCTGAAACTGGTGCGCCATCTGCCTGCAGCGGCCCGTCTGCTCGGCGGGCTGGCGAAGCAAGCGCTTGGCGCGCGCGGCGAAGCATCGGGCGAATCGGCGTTGCGGCGCAGTCTCGCGCTGGGGCCGAAGACGGCATTGAATGTGCAGATCACCGGTGAGCGGCGCTTCGCCGCGATCAGCCTGCCGCTCGACGCGCTCAAGCAGATCGCCACTGCGAACGACGCCAAGCTCAACGATGTGGTCCTTGCGCTGTGCAGCGGCGCGCTGCGTCGCTACTTCGCGCACCGCGGCGGCGTGCCCGAGAAATCACTGATCGCAGCAATGCCAATCTCGCTGCGCGAAGCCGGTAATGCGGAGTTCACCACCAAGGCCACGATGGCTGTGGTGAGCCTTGCGACACAGATCGCCGACCCGCTGGCCCGCCTTCAAACGATTCGCGAAGCCGCGGGCGCGGTGAAGGCGGTGGCCAAGCGCGCGGAATCCATCCTGCCGACCGACTTCCCGTCCATCGGCCTGCCCTGGGTGCTGGGCGGGCTCGCGGCGCTGTATTGTCGCAGCACGCTTGCGAACCGGATTCCGCCGATTGCGAACCTCGTGATCTCCAACGTACCGGGCCCCACCGCACCCTTGTACTGCTGCGGTGCTCGCATGATCGACTACTGGCCGATCTCGATCGTCGAACACGGGCTTGGGCTCAACATCACGGTAATGAGCTACGCAGGCCAGCTGGGTTTCGGCATCACCAGCGCGCGTATCGCAATGCCGCAGCCACAAAAGCTCGCCGATGCGCTGCGACAGAGTTTTGATGAACTGTCTGCGGCATCGCGGCTGGCGGCTGTGTCACCCAAGCCTGCACGAAAGCGGCGCGCCGGCGCGACGGGGGCGCGGGCATGA
- a CDS encoding alpha/beta hydrolase, whose product MSRVAVNGIEIEYEALGDPAAPVILLIMGLGMQLVSWPDAFCNALVARGFRVIRFDNRDSGLSTHLKARKRPGLLRTIVGSALGLPPRVPYTLADMADDSAGLLDALGIAQSHIVGTSMGGMIAQLLAVRHPEKVLSLTSIMSSSGNPRLSRPKLHAMRALLSRPAEPGNPESVVEHLIGVFGVIGSPGFPIAREHLRRQIAAGVRRAYHPAGTVNQLLAVIACGDRRRLLKRIGAPTLVLHGDADPLVPLAAGRDTARHIPGAQLQVIAGMGHDLAPGVQAILVDAIARHCAR is encoded by the coding sequence ATGAGCCGCGTGGCGGTCAACGGCATCGAGATCGAGTACGAAGCGCTGGGCGACCCAGCGGCGCCGGTGATCCTGTTGATCATGGGCCTGGGCATGCAACTCGTGAGCTGGCCGGACGCTTTCTGCAACGCGCTGGTGGCGCGCGGCTTCCGCGTGATCCGCTTCGACAATCGCGATAGCGGCCTGTCGACGCACCTCAAGGCGCGCAAGCGGCCCGGGCTGCTGCGCACGATCGTCGGCAGTGCGCTGGGCCTGCCGCCGCGTGTGCCCTACACGCTGGCCGATATGGCCGATGACAGCGCCGGCCTGCTCGACGCGCTCGGTATCGCGCAGTCCCACATCGTGGGTACCTCGATGGGCGGCATGATCGCGCAGCTGCTGGCTGTGCGGCATCCGGAGAAAGTGCTGAGCCTCACATCGATCATGTCGTCGAGCGGCAATCCGCGGCTCTCACGCCCCAAGCTGCATGCGATGCGTGCGCTGCTGAGCCGGCCCGCCGAACCGGGCAATCCGGAAAGCGTCGTCGAGCATCTGATCGGTGTCTTCGGCGTGATCGGCAGCCCCGGCTTCCCGATTGCGCGTGAACACTTGCGGCGCCAGATCGCAGCCGGCGTGCGCCGTGCCTATCACCCTGCCGGCACGGTGAATCAGCTGCTGGCGGTGATCGCCTGCGGCGACCGGCGCCGCCTTCTCAAGCGCATCGGTGCTCCGACGCTGGTGCTGCATGGCGACGCCGACCCCCTGGTGCCGCTCGCGGCAGGCCGCGATACCGCACGCCATATTCCCGGCGCGCAACTGCAGGTGATCGCAGGCATGGGACACGATCTCGCGCCCGGCGTGCAGGCGATCCTGGTGGATGCGATCGCGCGGCACTGCGCGCGCTGA
- a CDS encoding acyltransferase family protein translates to MANARYVFLDGIRGVAALLVLTRHTDALWNFEIYRGYLAVDLFFVLSGFVIASAYDRRLRDGQLTKSGFMLVRLIRLYPMYLLSLVLAMLAWSLSATPTPMLAGSLWVASAMTAFFLPTPPHRDSILFPLNGPYWSLFFELIANLGYAVCHRVLSNRVLVWILSFTALVLTRMAVRMGGLDDGYSFTAESLLIGLTRAVFGIAMGVLLFRTGARVSNWVERLGSPWLAFLVVCGVMLSPDMGRLNVVVDLAAVCLLFPLAVLSMSRDSATRFDRGLLALGAASYPMYVLHAPVGELVQHLAPTMITTFAPYSGVVFVALFVPLAVWLERRIDVPLRRSLTGRLIGRTPLQRA, encoded by the coding sequence ATGGCAAACGCCCGCTATGTTTTTCTCGACGGCATTCGCGGCGTTGCCGCACTGTTGGTGCTGACCCGACACACGGATGCACTCTGGAACTTCGAGATTTACCGGGGCTACCTCGCCGTCGACCTGTTCTTCGTGCTGAGTGGCTTCGTGATTGCCAGCGCCTACGACCGACGATTGCGCGATGGTCAGCTGACAAAAAGCGGCTTCATGCTGGTGCGGTTGATCCGGCTCTACCCGATGTATCTCCTGTCGCTCGTACTTGCCATGCTGGCCTGGAGCCTGTCGGCTACGCCAACACCAATGCTCGCCGGGTCGCTGTGGGTGGCCAGCGCGATGACGGCATTCTTTCTGCCGACACCGCCGCACCGCGATTCAATCCTGTTCCCTCTCAACGGACCATACTGGTCGCTGTTTTTTGAACTCATTGCGAACCTCGGCTACGCGGTCTGCCACCGGGTTTTGAGCAATCGTGTGCTGGTTTGGATCCTGTCGTTCACGGCCCTGGTACTGACGCGGATGGCAGTTCGCATGGGCGGCCTCGACGACGGCTACTCGTTCACCGCCGAGTCATTGCTGATCGGGCTGACACGCGCGGTGTTTGGTATCGCGATGGGCGTGCTGCTGTTCCGCACCGGTGCTCGCGTCAGTAACTGGGTCGAGCGCCTTGGTTCGCCATGGCTTGCCTTCCTCGTTGTGTGTGGCGTCATGCTCTCGCCCGATATGGGCCGCCTCAACGTCGTAGTGGACCTTGCCGCGGTCTGCCTGCTCTTCCCTCTCGCGGTACTCAGCATGTCGCGGGATAGCGCCACCCGTTTCGACCGCGGGCTGCTCGCACTCGGTGCAGCGAGTTACCCGATGTACGTGCTGCACGCGCCGGTCGGCGAACTCGTGCAGCACCTTGCACCGACAATGATTACGACATTCGCGCCGTACAGCGGTGTGGTCTTCGTCGCGCTGTTCGTACCCTTGGCAGTCTGGCTGGAGCGACGCATCGACGTCCCCTTACGTCGATCGCTGACGGGCCGTTTGATCGGACGCACCCCGCTTCAGCGCGCATAA
- a CDS encoding GDSL-type esterase/lipase family protein: MAHDLVLLAQALQRSAKRLALIGLLLPLCGLSSCGGGGSDAQTTPPSAPMSIEAPTWLNSGVRVMALGDSLTEGWPATYGGYRFELYRRFIAAKLPVDFVGSVTNASYGLPDPNHEGHGGWTSYDLRDGRPNGLDNGNVRNWLGAWHPQVILLLAGTNDVFYTQGDDTIAANLLALIDRIREVAPDAELFVGSTLPLADPGLAARVVRFNAIVQQGLATRMQLDPHLHSVPTHDALSIDDLADDGVHIRPEGPGNGKLADAWFSAIRSTLERLSTH, encoded by the coding sequence ATGGCACACGACTTGGTCTTGCTTGCACAGGCGCTGCAACGCTCGGCGAAGCGGCTTGCGCTGATCGGACTGCTGTTGCCGCTATGCGGCTTGAGCAGCTGCGGCGGTGGCGGGTCCGACGCGCAAACCACGCCACCGAGCGCGCCCATGTCAATTGAAGCCCCCACCTGGCTCAACAGCGGCGTGCGCGTGATGGCGCTCGGCGACTCTCTGACCGAGGGTTGGCCTGCGACCTACGGCGGTTATCGCTTCGAGCTGTATCGCCGTTTCATCGCCGCGAAGCTGCCGGTGGACTTCGTCGGTTCGGTCACGAACGCGTCATACGGCCTGCCCGACCCTAACCATGAAGGCCATGGGGGCTGGACCTCGTACGACCTGCGAGACGGCCGCCCGAACGGCCTGGACAACGGCAATGTGCGCAACTGGCTTGGAGCCTGGCATCCACAAGTAATCCTGCTGCTGGCCGGCACCAACGACGTCTTCTACACGCAGGGCGACGACACGATCGCCGCCAACCTGCTTGCGCTGATCGACCGCATCCGCGAAGTGGCACCCGATGCCGAACTCTTCGTCGGCTCCACGCTGCCTCTGGCCGATCCGGGCCTTGCCGCACGCGTCGTGCGATTCAACGCCATCGTGCAGCAAGGCCTCGCCACGCGCATGCAGCTCGACCCCCACTTGCACAGCGTGCCGACGCACGACGCGCTCAGCATCGACGACCTCGCGGACGACGGGGTCCATATTCGCCCCGAGGGGCCGGGCAACGGGAAACTGGCCGACGCGTGGTTCAGCGCGATACGCAGCACGCTGGAACGTCTGAGCACTCACTGA
- a CDS encoding DUF342 domain-containing protein yields the protein MGDVSAEQEDQPLTLSFDEAQRAVLVDFTPQPGAAAVTEEGLRATLAEHGWGAFRMSAEALAALLAACSAGTAVASLRIAEAVDATFSVALSEDQMLAHLSLVPAEGGAAVSRDAVLAALTELGVQSGVDQTALTEALAAGVADHMVIARGLAPEHGADGRLEPCQTQPRTRSPKVSESGQVDYRDLGDLLVVHPGDALMRRIPPTAGTPGRTLTGAIVPAQPGKAVVFGADLPGTKRSAEDPDLLVAAITGQPVLRHDGMIVEPVLVIESVSMTSGNIRFEGSVKIKGDVESGMTVSATGDIEVGGVAELATLDAGGSVVVRGGIIGALGRKDGKSSGAPITRAAVSVEAGYAQNAHIEAGDCIVIEDAAIQCELVAANHIVVGRKKRGCLIGGRHQATMSLTAKEVGSPQRLTTQIELGINPAMHKQMLELAKSRDAKETQLLEVSKLLALARQHPGRLPDATVTKARQTAAAIAAAIAELREQYEEINRKVALSLGARVIATQKIYESVEVHLAGHRFRVPREYGACAVGLDREGQLGLLAPDEPALD from the coding sequence ATGGGCGACGTATCCGCAGAGCAGGAAGACCAGCCGCTGACGTTGAGTTTCGACGAAGCGCAGCGGGCGGTGTTGGTGGATTTCACACCGCAGCCGGGGGCGGCTGCGGTCACCGAAGAAGGCTTGCGTGCAACACTCGCGGAGCACGGCTGGGGTGCGTTCCGGATGTCCGCAGAGGCGCTCGCAGCCCTGCTGGCGGCCTGCAGCGCCGGTACTGCCGTGGCGTCGCTTCGAATTGCCGAGGCCGTGGATGCGACGTTCAGCGTCGCTTTGAGCGAGGATCAAATGCTGGCGCATTTGAGCCTGGTACCCGCAGAAGGCGGCGCAGCAGTATCTCGGGATGCCGTGCTCGCTGCGCTGACCGAACTCGGCGTTCAATCCGGCGTTGACCAGACTGCCCTGACCGAAGCGCTCGCGGCCGGCGTTGCCGATCACATGGTGATCGCACGCGGCCTGGCGCCGGAACACGGCGCCGACGGCAGGCTTGAACCCTGCCAGACACAGCCCCGCACCCGCAGCCCGAAGGTCAGCGAAAGTGGGCAGGTGGACTACCGCGATCTGGGCGATCTGCTGGTGGTGCATCCGGGTGACGCGTTGATGCGCCGGATACCACCCACGGCCGGCACGCCCGGCCGTACGCTCACCGGCGCCATCGTACCGGCGCAACCTGGCAAGGCCGTTGTGTTCGGCGCAGATCTGCCGGGCACGAAACGAAGCGCAGAGGACCCGGATCTTCTCGTGGCTGCGATCACGGGTCAGCCGGTCTTGCGGCACGACGGCATGATCGTGGAGCCGGTGCTGGTGATCGAGTCGGTGAGCATGACGAGCGGCAACATCCGCTTCGAAGGCAGCGTGAAGATCAAGGGCGATGTCGAGTCGGGCATGACGGTCAGCGCCACCGGCGATATCGAGGTCGGCGGCGTGGCTGAACTCGCGACGCTGGACGCCGGCGGCAGCGTGGTGGTGCGCGGTGGCATCATCGGCGCACTGGGTCGCAAGGACGGCAAGAGCAGCGGCGCGCCGATCACCCGCGCGGCGGTGAGCGTGGAAGCGGGCTACGCGCAGAACGCGCATATCGAGGCCGGTGACTGCATCGTGATCGAGGACGCCGCGATCCAGTGTGAGCTGGTCGCTGCAAACCATATCGTCGTCGGCAGGAAGAAGCGCGGCTGCCTCATCGGCGGCCGTCATCAGGCGACGATGAGTCTCACGGCAAAAGAAGTCGGCAGCCCGCAGCGCCTGACGACGCAGATCGAACTGGGCATCAATCCGGCGATGCACAAGCAGATGCTGGAGCTGGCAAAGAGCCGCGACGCCAAGGAAACGCAGTTGCTCGAAGTCAGCAAACTGCTCGCGCTGGCGCGTCAGCATCCGGGCAGGCTGCCGGATGCCACCGTGACGAAAGCGCGCCAAACGGCCGCAGCCATCGCGGCTGCAATCGCCGAGCTGCGCGAGCAGTACGAAGAGATCAACCGCAAGGTTGCGCTGTCGCTCGGCGCACGCGTGATCGCAACACAGAAAATCTACGAATCGGTGGAAGTGCATCTCGCCGGGCACCGGTTCCGCGTGCCACGCGAATATGGCGCCTGCGCCGTGGGGCTCGACCGCGAAGGCCAGCTCGGCCTGCTGGCGCCGGATGAGCCCGCGTTGGATTGA
- a CDS encoding DUF3999 domain-containing protein, which translates to MSRVATLLVALLCCSVGHAAEEQAADFAARASIRVAQAAPYARLTLPIDAYLAARSPDLRDLRIFNANGEAVPFALIATPPQTRASEQQRALRWFPLHGEANTTGGDLQVDVRRDTAGTVVSVREQAGKAAGKPLRGYLIDTGSKDATPAALDITLGEGVSGFHRVSVEGSDDLAQWQSLQPDAVLAVLDFNGEQIRRERIELGQTNARYLRVLWREPAEAAPITAAKFITREAHTEPPAMVWTPASAALRDAKGDYVLKLPTPIRAEQLRVTLPPGNLLAPVEVATRNDERAPWQRLTSGVVYRLSGEGPDRTSPDIALGNIAIQHLRLHADPRSGGLGNTAPALQVGLTPQQLVFLTRGPAPYTLALGNPKAAPAALAIGTLVPGYGQPDAPRIADAEAAFGPQASAADSSSPATPESPAATRKWVLWAVLVVGVAVMGGMAWSLVKQTK; encoded by the coding sequence ATGAGCCGCGTCGCCACCCTCCTAGTCGCGCTGCTGTGCTGCAGCGTTGGCCACGCCGCCGAAGAACAAGCGGCGGACTTCGCCGCCCGCGCCAGCATTCGCGTTGCGCAGGCCGCACCGTACGCGCGGCTCACGCTGCCGATCGACGCCTACCTCGCGGCCCGCTCACCGGATCTGCGCGATCTGCGCATCTTCAATGCAAACGGCGAGGCGGTGCCCTTCGCGCTGATCGCTACACCGCCGCAGACGCGCGCCAGCGAACAGCAACGCGCACTGCGCTGGTTCCCGCTGCACGGCGAAGCCAACACCACTGGCGGCGACCTGCAGGTGGACGTGCGGCGCGACACCGCCGGCACCGTGGTGTCGGTACGCGAGCAGGCGGGCAAAGCGGCCGGCAAGCCGCTGCGCGGCTACCTGATCGATACCGGCAGCAAGGATGCGACGCCGGCGGCGCTCGACATCACGCTCGGCGAGGGCGTCAGCGGCTTCCACCGCGTCAGCGTCGAGGGCAGCGACGATCTCGCGCAGTGGCAAAGCCTGCAGCCCGACGCCGTGCTCGCAGTGCTCGATTTCAACGGCGAACAGATCCGCCGCGAGCGCATCGAACTTGGTCAAACCAACGCGCGCTACCTGCGCGTGCTGTGGCGCGAGCCCGCCGAAGCGGCGCCGATCACCGCAGCGAAGTTCATCACACGCGAAGCGCACACCGAGCCCCCCGCGATGGTCTGGACACCCGCAAGCGCCGCGCTGCGCGACGCCAAGGGCGACTATGTGCTGAAGCTGCCGACGCCGATCCGTGCCGAGCAACTGCGTGTCACGCTGCCGCCGGGCAATCTGTTGGCCCCTGTCGAAGTCGCTACGCGCAACGACGAACGCGCGCCCTGGCAGCGCCTCACCAGCGGCGTCGTCTACCGCCTCAGCGGCGAAGGGCCGGATCGCACCTCGCCCGACATCGCGCTCGGCAACATCGCGATTCAGCATCTGCGCCTGCACGCCGACCCGCGCAGCGGTGGCCTCGGCAACACCGCGCCCGCGCTCCAGGTCGGCCTCACGCCGCAGCAGCTCGTCTTCCTCACCCGCGGCCCGGCGCCCTACACCCTCGCCCTCGGCAACCCCAAAGCCGCACCCGCCGCGCTGGCGATCGGTACCCTGGTGCCCGGCTACGGCCAGCCCGACGCACCCAGGATCGCGGACGCCGAAGCAGCCTTCGGCCCCCAGGCCAGCGCCGCCGACAGCAGCAGCCCCGCCACGCCGGAATCACCCGCCGCCACGCGCAAGTGGGTGCTGTGGGCGGTGCTCGTCGTGGGTGTCGCGGTGATGGGCGGCATGGCGTGGTCGCTGGTGAAGCAAACGAAGTAG